In Pedobacter sp. WC2423, the following are encoded in one genomic region:
- the asnB gene encoding asparagine synthase (glutamine-hydrolyzing) has product MCGICGFVKFNQNVSQEDESIVHGMNNKLRHRGPDAQEVLLYENIAFGFSRLSIIGLENGMQPMSNEDNSLILICNGEIFNYLELKEELKKSGHSFKTDTDVEVILHLYEDYGPDFLNKLNGQFAFALYDKKRKRLFCVRDQMGIIPFFYTFTQNTFIFGSEIKSILEHPLVVREVDMVGLDQVLTFSGLISPRTMFKNIHSLENGHFLIVDEYGNIKKQEYWDLIYPEGENVPDEKPEKYYIEKLEELLDKSIGLRLRADVPSGLYLSGGLDSSMITMKVKQLQPDVCKEVFSIDFPDSNLSESVYQNIVATASNAKLNKKTFFSEDISERLRHSVYHSECPIKETYNTASLSLSESVRAKDIKVILSGEGADELFAGYVGYRFDKMRALNMVANTANAEEEKLRERLWGDKTFFYERNYGEFNEVKKRLYSKHINSSFDEIDCLNHPLVNLDRLKNRNVLNKRAYIDYKLRLVDHLISDHGDRMAMANSIEVRYPFLDINLVEFSTQVPAELKLKDLNEKYILKKIAEKFVPKQVVDREKFGFIAPGSPYLIKRNIEFINDTLSSDSIRKQGYFNHTEIEQLKNKYGQKDFAINIPFESDLLITVITFGLFLEEYF; this is encoded by the coding sequence ATGTGTGGAATTTGTGGCTTTGTAAAATTTAACCAGAATGTTTCTCAGGAAGACGAAAGCATTGTTCATGGTATGAATAATAAACTGAGACATAGAGGTCCTGATGCCCAAGAAGTACTTCTTTATGAAAATATTGCTTTCGGATTTAGCAGGTTAAGTATCATCGGGTTAGAAAACGGCATGCAACCTATGTCTAATGAGGATAATTCTTTGATCCTTATTTGTAATGGAGAGATCTTTAATTACTTAGAACTAAAAGAAGAATTAAAAAAATCGGGACATTCATTTAAAACAGATACTGATGTAGAAGTTATTCTGCATTTGTATGAAGATTATGGACCTGATTTTTTAAATAAGTTAAATGGGCAGTTTGCTTTTGCTTTGTATGATAAAAAAAGGAAAAGACTATTCTGCGTAAGAGATCAGATGGGGATTATTCCTTTCTTTTATACTTTTACCCAAAACACCTTCATTTTTGGATCTGAGATTAAATCAATTCTTGAACATCCTTTGGTAGTCAGAGAAGTAGATATGGTTGGTCTTGACCAAGTACTTACGTTTTCAGGACTAATCAGTCCAAGGACTATGTTTAAAAATATCCATAGTCTGGAAAATGGTCATTTCTTAATCGTAGATGAATATGGAAATATAAAAAAACAGGAATATTGGGACTTGATCTATCCAGAGGGAGAAAATGTTCCAGACGAAAAGCCAGAAAAATATTATATAGAAAAGCTAGAAGAGTTATTGGATAAATCAATAGGACTTCGTTTAAGGGCAGATGTACCTTCTGGGTTGTATTTAAGCGGTGGATTAGATTCGTCAATGATTACGATGAAAGTAAAGCAATTGCAACCGGATGTATGTAAAGAAGTATTTTCAATAGATTTTCCAGATTCAAATTTATCTGAGTCTGTATACCAGAACATAGTTGCAACTGCGAGTAATGCAAAGCTTAATAAAAAGACTTTCTTCTCGGAAGATATCAGCGAAAGACTGAGGCATTCTGTTTATCACAGTGAATGTCCAATAAAAGAAACCTATAATACAGCATCTCTTTCGTTATCTGAATCGGTGAGAGCTAAAGATATAAAGGTCATATTATCTGGTGAAGGAGCGGATGAATTGTTTGCAGGATATGTAGGCTATCGCTTTGATAAAATGAGAGCGTTAAATATGGTTGCAAATACGGCAAATGCTGAGGAGGAAAAATTGAGGGAAAGATTATGGGGGGACAAAACGTTCTTTTATGAACGTAATTACGGAGAATTTAATGAGGTGAAAAAACGTTTATATTCAAAACATATCAATTCATCGTTTGATGAAATAGATTGTCTGAATCATCCATTGGTTAATCTGGATAGATTGAAAAACAGGAATGTTCTGAATAAAAGGGCATACATTGATTATAAGCTGAGGTTAGTCGATCACCTGATCTCTGATCATGGAGATAGAATGGCGATGGCTAATTCTATTGAAGTAAGATATCCATTTTTAGATATTAATTTGGTTGAGTTTTCTACACAGGTTCCTGCTGAATTAAAATTGAAAGATTTAAATGAGAAATACATCCTTAAAAAAATCGCAGAAAAGTTTGTTCCCAAACAAGTAGTTGATAGAGAGAAGTTTGGTTTTATAGCTCCCGGAAGCCCATATCTGATCAAAAGAAATATTGAATTTATCAACGATACCCTTTCCTCAGATAGTATAAGAAAACAGGGTTATTTTAACCATACTGAAATTGAACAGTTGAAAAACAAGTATGGTCAAAAAGACTTTGCAATAAATATTCCTTTTGAGAGTGATCTGTTGATTACTGTAATCACTTTTGGTTTGTTCCTCGAAGAATATTTTTAG
- a CDS encoding amino acid adenylation domain-containing protein has translation MGVLLQFDFHPKLKKRMSMRSLIFQEKLLNSLKLNKDLVAIEENDQFISYAELSSAANKITRFLLDQHLEKETIVGISVDTKFQLISSIIGIVNARCVFVPLDSSLPDHRLKEMIHAMNMNFIITAGGKQYKESITQLNRISIEDMLVQEEQTVPLMPVDYQEHDSLYIYFTSGSTGKSKGIIGKNSSLSQFLEWEIEKFNFTSGGRFSQLISPYFDAFLRDIFVPLLTGGTICIHPADEDFFSLEKMTNWIDQNRINVIHCVPSMFRVINDQSLIPAKFQLLTHVLLSGEKIVPSELTNWYNVFDSRIQLVNLYGTTETTMIRAYYEIKPEDARSAKIPIGYPIADTELLISNADFKPCQPLVPGDLYIISKYTTKGYLNDPALTAEKFIKLNAGTPEETIAFKTGDKARRLADGKIDLLGRDDRQVKIRGIRIELDEIEHLLLKSSWVKNAIVVFNANAEPAAQSITAFIIRKDEIITEGPVDDLIKQYLSDHLPAYMLPSAIIEVNEFPLLSNGKTNIKELLNSVIKKDIVLPANELESELLVIWKEIFGDHPISAEEGFQNLGGNSLSILALVSKIYKQYNVRLSLSQIFSHNSIQKQAVFIAQIEKDNNSFTSVYL, from the coding sequence ATGGGTGTACTGCTGCAATTTGATTTTCATCCTAAACTCAAAAAAAGAATGTCTATGCGTTCATTGATTTTTCAAGAAAAATTGCTTAACAGCCTGAAACTAAATAAAGATCTGGTAGCCATCGAAGAAAATGATCAGTTTATTTCCTATGCTGAATTATCATCAGCGGCTAATAAAATTACCCGTTTTCTTTTAGATCAGCACCTGGAAAAGGAAACAATTGTAGGGATTTCAGTTGATACTAAATTCCAGCTGATCAGTAGTATCATAGGTATTGTGAATGCCCGTTGTGTTTTTGTACCGCTTGATTCTTCTTTACCCGATCACCGGTTGAAAGAAATGATTCATGCTATGAATATGAATTTCATTATTACTGCCGGGGGGAAACAATACAAAGAATCAATAACACAGTTAAATAGGATAAGCATAGAAGATATGCTGGTGCAAGAAGAACAAACTGTTCCTTTAATGCCTGTTGATTATCAAGAGCACGATAGCCTTTATATCTATTTTACTTCTGGGTCTACTGGAAAGTCAAAAGGTATTATCGGAAAGAATTCTAGTCTCTCCCAGTTTTTAGAATGGGAGATAGAGAAATTTAATTTTACCTCAGGTGGCAGATTCAGTCAGTTGATCAGTCCTTATTTTGATGCCTTTCTAAGAGATATTTTTGTACCCCTATTAACTGGAGGAACAATATGTATACACCCTGCGGATGAAGATTTCTTTAGCCTGGAGAAAATGACGAACTGGATTGATCAAAATAGAATCAATGTGATCCATTGTGTACCAAGTATGTTCCGTGTTATCAATGATCAAAGTCTGATCCCGGCGAAATTTCAGTTACTTACCCATGTTTTGCTGTCAGGAGAAAAAATAGTTCCTTCAGAGCTTACCAATTGGTACAATGTGTTTGATTCAAGGATTCAACTGGTTAATCTTTATGGGACTACGGAAACAACAATGATAAGAGCTTACTACGAAATTAAGCCGGAGGATGCCAGAAGTGCAAAAATACCAATCGGCTATCCTATAGCTGATACGGAACTCTTAATTAGTAATGCTGATTTCAAACCATGTCAACCACTTGTTCCTGGTGATTTATACATTATTTCAAAATATACAACCAAGGGATATCTAAACGATCCTGCGCTAACGGCAGAAAAATTCATCAAATTAAACGCAGGTACTCCAGAGGAAACAATTGCATTTAAGACTGGTGATAAGGCCAGAAGATTGGCCGATGGAAAAATTGATCTTTTAGGAAGGGATGATCGTCAGGTAAAGATAAGAGGCATCAGAATAGAACTGGATGAAATTGAACACCTCCTTTTAAAATCCTCATGGGTCAAAAATGCTATAGTTGTTTTTAATGCAAATGCTGAACCTGCAGCACAGTCTATTACCGCCTTTATTATAAGAAAGGATGAAATTATAACTGAGGGCCCAGTTGATGATCTGATAAAACAATATTTAAGTGATCATCTTCCTGCTTATATGTTGCCTTCGGCAATTATTGAAGTTAATGAGTTCCCCCTTCTAAGTAATGGGAAAACTAATATCAAAGAGCTGTTAAATTCTGTTATAAAGAAAGATATTGTGCTGCCTGCAAATGAGTTGGAATCCGAGCTATTAGTAATTTGGAAAGAGATTTTTGGGGATCATCCGATATCCGCTGAAGAAGGGTTCCAAAATCTTGGAGGAAATTCGCTGAGTATCCTTGCCTTAGTCAGTAAAATCTATAAGCAATATAATGTGCGTTTGTCATTAAGTCAGATTTTTAGTCATAATTCTATTCAAAAACAAGCTGTATTTATTGCCCAGATAGAAAAAGACAACAATTCGTTTACGTCTGTTTATTTATAA